The Malus sylvestris chromosome 8, drMalSylv7.2, whole genome shotgun sequence genomic interval CCTCTCCGCTCGCTCTCGCTCTCGCTTCCTCTCCAGGCGCTCTCGCTTCCTCTCCAGACGCACTCTTCCACTCCAGgcgctctctcttcctctccagaCGCACTCTTGCTCTCATCCCAGGTTTGTCTTctcaaattcttcttcttcgtttgaaTCACAGTTCGTCTTTTCAGTTTTCTTCTTATGGGATTCCACCCCTCCCTCTATTCTTCCCCCTcctatttttcttgcaattttctttcaattgatTGAAGCTAGTTATTATTCTCTCTAATTATGCAATTGATTAtgtaattttgtgttttaattaaaaatttttaattttagggttTGCTATTGGGGTCGAATTTAGGGTTTGTTGTTGGTTGTCTCTGGCGCAGTTCCCGTTTCACTTGTTGTCTCGCAGCTGCAACGCAACCATACGGACGGTAAGCCAATTTCTCTTCGCTATTATTTTCTCTCTAATTTTGCACCTACTGGGATCAAATTTTGGTGGGTTTTGTGAATTGGGCATCGATTTCTGATGCTTTTAGAGAAATGGGTTGTCAGTGATGTTTTGATATTTCAATAGTTGGACTTGTGTGGCTGCAtgcgtttttttatttttgctgggtttagctaactGGGTTGTGCGGTTAATCTGTTTTTTCTCCAACTTTCTTACGATTTAAGTGCTTTTAGGTGAAGTACTTCCTGTGCCTATTTGTTCTGTCTTAGTAGCTCAGAGGTATGAAATTTGATAGTATTTCgtgttaatttttaattgaactTGAAGAATGAGGAATGCATATCTTGCTTGTGATTGGGTAGAGTGGGAGTGGGAGTGTGCTTCCTGTGCCTATTTGATTGCGTGTTGAAGTATTGCTTTGTTATGATTTCCTTTTGGTCTGGCATTCTGTTGGATGGGTGTTGAAGTACTGCTTTGTTTTGGTTTCGTTAGCAGTTGTGGTTTACTGAATAGAATTGTTGATTGGATGTTGAAGTATTGCTCTGTTGATTGGGTGTTGAATAGAATTGTTCTGGTTTCGTCTAGTGAAGATGTTATCCTGACTCGTTTGACTGTGTTTCTTTGCTTGTTCTTATCCTTCCTGCTACTGTTTTTTCTTGCTGTTGGTGCAATTTTTAATCAGCTGGTGTGGTTTTCTTCTGTCCGCTGAGTTTCCTAGTTATCATTTCACCAAAGTTTTCAATGAAGAGAGCTGCTAATGACAATGATCTTGCTGTGACATTTAAAGAAATGCTTTCTGAATCAGTTGATAAGTTGGGTGAAGTTTTACAAGCTGCTTTTGGGAAGGAGTGGATCCAAAACTTGAGATTGCTTTagaattgtcaaagattgtagTTGTTTTTTGTGTATCTTTTATGTTCCtggaaaatattttgaatttgatgtatggaatttacttttttattttatttttttgttatttgaagATTTGTGTGGTTTTcaataggtataaatatgagaaaagttcaacaaacaaacaaagatttgtcaattttttttttcccttgtcCTATCCGGTTCaataccaaacacagtataaataatacggtcattagtccgatactgcaccaaacgcccgactaatttagtcagtactatccggtggctatttatcctatccgacagaaatagtcagtacagtccgagctgccaaacgaggcctaaaactaccatttctcttctctctgcCGTTTTGTGAACTTGTTCATCCCATCTCCCCTTCGCaaccttcctcctcatcctcttccgtGTAGCCTCTCCGTGAACTTTCAGCTTTGCATCTCCCTTCCAGGTTCGATCTAATTGTGATTGTGTAGCTTCTCAGTCTCtctttctttgtattttgtagTACTTTCTCTCTTGGTTTGGTGTTTGCTGTACATTTGAAACTAAATCCCATATATTCTTACAAATCCTCCAATCttatctttaattaattttgatgtAAATTTGAAATGACATTATTATTCTTTTCTGATTTGCTTGTTTCGATTTCATTAACCAGTTCCTAATTCtgctgaatttctttgtattcttttctgatttgcttgttttgatttctttgtattttgtagTGCTTCGATCTGCCCAATACTGCATCTGCAACCAAAGATCCGCCTCTGTTTATCTCCTTCCACTCCCCCTATTGAGCAGTACTGCATTTAGAGGTATCTCTCTATCTGGATTCATTTTTTCAGTGTTCAAGTTTCGATTTTTATGTGCTGAAATCTATAAATCTGATGTCTTTGGGTTCTGTTGGATTGGATTGGGTTACATGTTTTGGATTTTCCTCTGTTGGATTGGGCTCTCTGTGTTGGATTTTCCTGTCAATCCCAATCTTAATGGTGTTTCTGTTAATTGGTGTTGTGTCTCACAGTTTTCATCTTCATCGACTATTGGGTTGGATTGTAGAGCTTCGCTGGTTCTCTAAAATTTGTGTGTAGCAATCGAAACTAATGCCCAATATCTAACTTCAAACATTTAGTTTTGTGCCATTGAAACTGCAGTCATATGTAATAAGTCGATGAATGTAGTTTTGTGCTATTGAAACTGATACTCTGTTCACCTGACTTGCTATCGGTGTAGCGGTATTACTGTAAAGAAACAAGTTCAAACTAGTGCTCTGTTATAGCAGTTgtttcaaacttcaaactttcgCGTTAAGTTTAACTTCACAACATCAAGAATTTGATTAAAAGTTGTAAATTCATGTCCTCATATTGAATTATCTAGTGATTTTTGTGTTCCTGTGGCAGGCAACGACTCAAgcttctctcttcctcctcttcttctgaTTCATCTTCTTTCTCTCCCATCGAGCTTTACGTTTTGACGATCTTTAGGGTTTTGAAATCTGAAGCTTCAAAACCATGGAAGACGCTTCAAATTCAAACCCAATCTCTGAAAATAGAGTAAAGCAGTGagttcaatttctcaatctgcAATTATGCTGATTGGGTTTCGATATTCGAATTCGGTATGATATTTACATtctgttgctttttgttttttcagagaAGCTCCCCAGCTTGCTGCTTTgttgagagaaatgaaggaaGGATTAGATACAGTGAGGGCAAAAGTCCAAGCTTTAACTGCAAAGGTAAACGAGTTCCCTCTTCTGGGGTCGTTTTAGTTTCGCTATCAGTTTATTTCGGTCAAGAAATCTTGTTTCGAAATTGTTCTGCCAGTTTGTAGGCTGTAGGAAAACTGTTTCTGGATTGATAGTGTGCTTCCTTGAGGTTGAATATTAATTTGAGGGATAAAAACCGATTTGACTAGAaagctatgtttttttttcgaaattttccattttttaaaaGGCACTtgtttcatttgttttcttCTCCATGTCAAATGTATCAGGTGAAAGCAAATAATTATCCGACAGCAGATGGGATAAGCTATCTTGAAGCCAAGCATTTGCTGCTTCTAAACTATTGCCAGTCACTTGTCTATTACTTACTTCGTAAGGCTAAAGGGTTTTCAATAAATGGGCATCCCGTTGTTCGTAGCCTTGTGGAGATAAGGTTGTTTCTGGAAAAGGTATGGGCCTCTGGTgatctttttttccttttctttgtcgtTCTAGTAACCGTGTAGTCAGTTATCAATCAATTCTCACCCTTTTTGTGTGCAACAGATTCGACCCATTGACAAGAAGCTCCAGTACCAAGTTGAGAAGCTCACCAAGGTTACCACAAGCAAAACCGAAGATGTAGGGCCAAGTGGGAAGGAACCACAACCCAATGTGCCTCAGCAAACAGATGATTTGCTGAGATACCGCCCTAACCCTGACATGCTTGTTAGCAAAACAGATGTGAATTCTAAGGTGAAATGTGCATCAGTACAATGTTTGAATTCCTCTTTTGTCATCTGCCAAACAATACTCAAggtttcttcttctattttgtATATTGTAGGCTGGTAAGGATGTGTATCGACCTCCCAAATTTGCCCCGACTTCGATGGATGAAGATAAGTTGTCAAAGCATGAAAAAAATGCATTGAGAAGGGATAAGAATACTTTACGACAAGCTAAGCAGAGTGCTTATGTGAGGGAACTGGTGGATGATTTGGAGGGGAGGCCTGAAGAGGTTTGTTGTGGCCTGTTTTTGTGGAGTTACCAGGCATGACTGCTGGATATACCGTTCTTGTAACTGCTGTTTTTTATGTCAATTACAGATTGTAGAAAGTGTCGGAGCTGAAAGCATAGAACTAGCGAGATACAGGGCAAAGAGGGATGAACGTGAACGGCAAGAAGAGGAACTTTTTACGCGTGCTCCTATTACAAAGAAGGAGAAACAGagagaaaaacacttaaagaaaTCAAGAAATGGGTAATTGACATTTGAGAAATTATTTATGATTTTCCTTTTCAATTATTccaaatttatttttctgtaaGATCTGTTGATGGATGGCTGTTCTGAATTGTTTCTATCAGGTTGCTTGGTTTGACGGAGAATTTCTATGATGAAATTAAGGGTTTACCCTTGGACAATGAGAATGATGAGCAGGTTGCAAGCTCCCGCAGTGCTAGGGGTGGAATGGGGAGGCATAAGAAGCGCAAGGTATATCATAATCTCTTAAAAAGGAATCAAGTTTAGTTTATGAAATATGTGTCCGTCTTTTGTTCTGAACCAACTGCATTTGTGAACCTCTGTTTCCCTAGGACATTTTCTAACGTGCAAATTCAACGTTAACTGTTTTATATTTCCATGAAGTTGTTCGTTTGTACTAAATATGTGGGTATAAATTTAGGACGCGAATGGCCGTGTTATAGAAGCCTATTGGAAAAACGGGACAGCATGTCCTGTTCTCACAGGAATATGCGTGTATAGACTTCTGTAGGCAGACCATTTAGTGATATATGCGTCTTTATATTGAATGCTCGAGCCTTTGTATAATGTGGAAAAGTACTGTTTTGGTATCTGAACTAAGACTCTGCCGATTACTGATTGTACCATCTTCATTAGAATATTTGATGGTGGGCTATAACTTGCCATGCTTATGCATTTCTTACCTAGTCGCAACTCATCTAGGAATGCCTGCATTTCTTTTTCTCGTTTATGTTTACTTATGGTCAGAGTATTGAAGTTGCACAAAACGACACCTATAAATTTACTGCAGAACACTTCCTATTGTTCTCCCTTCTATCAATCCATATCATGCATGTGAATTTTGCTTGGCATTTCATGTAATATCTTGATAGAGCAGCCCAGCTGGTGAATGTTACGTACGGTAAATCAGTCTAGAATCAAGACCTTCACTGAAATTAGTTACAAGATTGTTAGGGTTTTGTCGCAGCCGAGTGATCTCTAATGTGTATAATTACCGGGTGTACCAATTCCTGAGTGATTAATTGGGTGAATGTTTATCTTAATTCTCAAATCCTTTTAGCAAGCTGCTGGATTATTTCTGTTTTTGCCCGAACCAGTACCATCGAACCTTCTAAATTATCCAGCTGGCTACTCGGGTTTTCTTGTGTGCATGAGTTTCTAGTATtcaaattttttcttcttccatatttgcttttatttattcatggcTTCAGTCGGTTTTAtgctttatttgattttatgaTATTATCGCAAAGACATTGACACTTTCGACTGATTGTGCAGATGAGGCGTTGAAGGAATAGCGTATGCCAAGCTTGACAACGCCCAACAATTTATTTGCCGGGCAAAGCTCCGATTGCTCCAGTAGCATGAAATAGCTTCCTACAAATCtcaagtgtttttcttttggcGGCAGACCAATTAGGGaacaaaattttgtttggaCCGATTAGAGTTGTTTGTTTTAATCTTTTTGTTCTTGCATCTAACCCTACACCAAAGAAAATTTACTTGCTTTATCTCGTGTCGATCTTACATGCAATTACCAGTACGTAAATTACGATTGAAGCTCCATAATACGACCGCATCTGTACAAGTTTTTCTTTCGATTCTTGTTCAACATGACCCGTTTGAACGAGGGCGGAGCAAAATGAGTTATATTCCAGTTCTTAAAGAGAGCGTTAGGGAAAAGGTCATGCTCTTTACTGGGATTGAGTAGGATACAATGCTGGACTGGACGTGACTAgagatacattttttttttagtataacgatatattttacatattagACGAGGGGAAGAGTTAGGATAAGCCACACAATAAGCAATCTAGtgtggtatcgaattcgtcatctacAAAATTCAGACCTTAAGTCTCTCACTTATGAGTGaaagaatactactagaccctAATATTGAGTGACGACTCGAGATACAAATTGAATATCATGGATATATAACATCTTTCAACACTTGAGTTGGTATTGTAAACTAATTTCAAGGCACATCCTTGGCAGGCAGGGGTAATGTCAAGTTGTCAATTTATGCGCTTGATGTGGTcatattatcaggtaatatgaccctcCCTCTTCCTTGGGAGTCCTCctctcctttttatttatttattttttatttatttatttatataaactCCTATTTAACTATCTAAATCAAACTTGAAACGTCTGTAACTTCTTTGTCATCGCCTGGATTTGCAAACGATTTCGCATACGCACTCGTGTGATCGCATTCTATTCGAAAACACTAGGGGTGATCCCCTTCATCTACGGATTTTATAtgattattttcaaaaaatcactttgtaattaagtaattaaaatctaaaataaattaaattagatTAAATTCACATAATAATATAAAAGCCCGTAAATATGAAATATGTAAATTAcaatagtgaaatccaggaatAAGTTTTCACATTGAGGGTGTTTGATGAGccgatattatactatatattttaccgtatgttttggtatttattttggttgaatttttataaattgattTATATTTCTAATATAGGACATTCAACTTCCTCTTGAGAAAAAAGTAttcaaatggatgaattttggagtgatttcaATAGAAGGATGTTTCTAAGTCTCTTAGCTTGTTCGTGTCAAAGTTACAAATTTTTCTACCCAGGAATTTATTTATAGTGATGAAATCAAAAGAAGCATCGTGCAATGCTGTTAAAGTGATATTTTGGGCTTATTTGGGCTTTGTGGTGTCTAAGATTGTGTCTTTTGCTATTGGTTTCATCTTGGAACTTGGTGAGGACGTCCTAAGCTTTAATTCAATTAGTTTTGGGCTTGATATGTAGCCTTGAGATCCAGAAACATGGCTAATTTTTGGCTGGGCAAATTTCCATATTTGATTAGAATTATGTTTGTTAGTTTCTCTTATTCCATTTTGTTTCCTAGGTTTTGAAAGATCTGTTCTAGgcaggattttattttgtaggagTATAGATAAGGTtgtttagccattagggttctGAACGCATCAATTTGGAGAACTAGGCTAGGCTTTGACGATTTGTATTCTCAAGATGTTTTCTATCCTTTTTCTAgttcaataaaattccttttgttttatgattttttgtaactaattttcttttgtaacgAAGTCATGAGCCTTATCATGAATATGTtgtcttttatttaattatctatgatattatgcatgcatactttgaattattaatcaccataTTTAAACTGTCTCTATATCTTAATGATCAACTACCATTAAGATGTTTCGATAAGTAATCGTATGCAATTCGATCGGAATATCATCTtaggattgagtattgcttcttgtgattgataattgtaatttcacataTTCGTAAGGGTTGCATGTTTTTTCAAAGCGTTTTTACCTAACTTAATGAGTTTTGCATGTTCACATTTGATCTAAATA includes:
- the LOC126632271 gene encoding uncharacterized protein LOC126632271 encodes the protein MEDASNSNPISENRVKQEAPQLAALLREMKEGLDTVRAKVQALTAKVKANNYPTADGISYLEAKHLLLLNYCQSLVYYLLRKAKGFSINGHPVVRSLVEIRLFLEKIRPIDKKLQYQVEKLTKVTTSKTEDVGPSGKEPQPNVPQQTDDLLRYRPNPDMLVSKTDVNSKAGKDVYRPPKFAPTSMDEDKLSKHEKNALRRDKNTLRQAKQSAYVRELVDDLEGRPEEIVESVGAESIELARYRAKRDERERQEEELFTRAPITKKEKQREKHLKKSRNGLLGLTENFYDEIKGLPLDNENDEQVASSRSARGGMGRHKKRKMRR